One segment of Phaeacidiphilus oryzae TH49 DNA contains the following:
- a CDS encoding ATP-dependent DNA helicase, with protein MSSSLFDDDIPLPGLEPAPGGDAEPAPYEEELPADLFDGVFDQPPSTGMATAGRYHGNGSPRTVADAAQLLDGMNPQQREAVLHAGSPLLIVAGAGSGKTRVLTHRIAYLLAARGVRPGEILAITFTNKAAAEMRERVEALVGPRANAMWVSTFHSACVRILRRESKRLGFTSSFSIYDGTDAQRLMGLVCRDLDLDPKQFPPKSFSAKVSNLKNELIDEETYAAQASNPMERQLAEAYTLYQRRLREANALDFDDIIMTAVHLLQAFPDVAEHYRRRFRHILVDEYQDTNHAQYMLVRELSGGAAGSAPKRTVDGELVNPAQAGLAEVPPAELCVVGDADQSIYAFRGATIRNILDFEEDYPDAVTILLEQNYRSTQTILSAANSVIEKNTNRRAKKLWTAGADGTKIVSYVADDEHGEAQFVADEVDRLIDAGDVRPGDVAVFYRTNAQSRVFEEVFIRVGLPYKVVGGVRFYERKEVRDVLAYLRVLANPEDTVPLRRILNVPKRGIGDRAEAMVDALALRERISFSQALRRVDEAYGMASRSMNAVKKFNELLEKLRAVVESGAGPATVLEAVLEETGYLAELQASTDPQDETRIENLQELAAVALEFEQLGEEQAAEEQASGEETQDAEADGAEAEGADGDGDAAPAARGGSAGLAEFLERVALVADSDQIPDEEGESQGVITLMTLHTAKGLEFPVVFLTGMEDGVFPHMRSLGQTKELEEERRLAYVGLTRARERLYVSRAAMRSAWGQPSYNPPSRFLDEIPATLVEEKRTAAAAAPPAMRSASSLSGGGGRTAPAGWGRSARTVREREVVALAVGDRVTHDRFGLGTVAAVAGSGDKAEATIDFGANGEKRLLLRYAPVEKL; from the coding sequence ATGAGCAGCAGCCTGTTTGACGATGACATCCCGCTTCCCGGTCTGGAGCCCGCCCCCGGGGGCGACGCCGAGCCCGCCCCGTACGAGGAGGAGCTTCCGGCGGACCTCTTCGACGGCGTCTTCGACCAGCCGCCGTCCACCGGCATGGCCACCGCCGGCCGCTACCACGGCAACGGCTCCCCGCGTACCGTCGCCGATGCCGCGCAGCTGCTCGACGGGATGAACCCGCAGCAGCGCGAGGCCGTGCTGCACGCCGGCTCACCGCTGCTGATCGTGGCCGGCGCCGGGTCCGGCAAGACCCGGGTGCTGACCCACCGGATCGCGTACCTGCTGGCCGCCCGCGGCGTGCGGCCCGGCGAGATCCTGGCGATCACCTTCACCAACAAGGCCGCCGCCGAGATGCGGGAGCGCGTCGAGGCGCTGGTCGGCCCGCGGGCCAACGCGATGTGGGTGTCCACCTTCCACAGCGCCTGCGTCCGGATCCTGCGGCGGGAGAGCAAGCGGCTCGGCTTCACGTCGAGCTTCTCCATCTACGACGGCACGGACGCCCAGCGGCTGATGGGCCTGGTCTGCCGGGACCTGGACCTGGACCCGAAGCAGTTCCCGCCGAAGTCCTTCAGCGCCAAGGTCTCCAACCTCAAGAACGAGCTCATCGACGAGGAGACCTACGCCGCCCAGGCGAGCAACCCGATGGAGCGCCAGCTCGCCGAGGCGTACACCCTCTACCAGCGGCGGCTGCGCGAGGCCAACGCGCTGGACTTCGACGACATCATCATGACGGCGGTGCACCTGCTCCAGGCCTTCCCGGACGTCGCCGAGCACTACCGCAGGCGATTCCGGCACATCCTGGTCGACGAGTACCAGGACACCAACCACGCCCAGTACATGCTGGTCCGGGAGCTCAGCGGCGGGGCCGCCGGCAGCGCGCCCAAGCGGACGGTGGACGGTGAGCTGGTCAACCCGGCGCAGGCCGGGCTGGCGGAGGTGCCGCCGGCCGAGCTCTGCGTGGTCGGCGACGCCGACCAGTCGATCTACGCCTTCCGCGGCGCGACCATCCGGAACATCCTCGACTTCGAGGAGGACTACCCGGATGCCGTGACCATCCTGCTGGAGCAGAACTACCGCTCCACCCAGACGATCCTGAGCGCCGCCAACTCGGTGATCGAGAAGAACACCAACCGGCGGGCCAAGAAGCTGTGGACCGCCGGGGCCGACGGGACGAAGATCGTCTCGTATGTCGCGGACGACGAGCACGGCGAGGCCCAGTTCGTCGCGGACGAGGTGGACCGGCTGATCGACGCCGGGGACGTACGGCCCGGCGACGTCGCCGTCTTCTACCGGACCAACGCCCAGTCGCGGGTGTTCGAGGAGGTGTTCATCCGGGTCGGGCTGCCGTACAAGGTGGTCGGCGGGGTGCGCTTCTACGAGCGCAAGGAGGTCCGGGACGTGCTGGCCTACCTGCGGGTGCTGGCCAATCCGGAGGACACCGTTCCGCTGCGGCGGATCCTCAACGTGCCGAAGCGCGGGATCGGCGACCGGGCCGAGGCCATGGTGGACGCGCTGGCGCTGCGCGAGCGGATCTCCTTCTCCCAGGCGCTGCGCCGGGTGGACGAGGCCTACGGGATGGCCTCGCGGTCGATGAACGCGGTCAAGAAGTTCAACGAGCTGCTGGAGAAGCTGCGCGCGGTCGTCGAGTCCGGGGCGGGCCCGGCGACGGTCCTGGAGGCGGTGCTGGAGGAGACCGGCTACCTGGCCGAACTCCAGGCCTCGACCGATCCGCAGGACGAGACCCGGATCGAGAACCTCCAGGAACTCGCCGCGGTGGCGCTGGAGTTCGAGCAGCTGGGCGAGGAGCAGGCCGCCGAGGAGCAGGCCTCCGGGGAGGAGACGCAGGACGCCGAGGCGGATGGCGCGGAGGCGGAGGGCGCGGACGGGGACGGGGACGCCGCCCCCGCCGCGCGCGGCGGATCGGCCGGTCTCGCGGAGTTCCTGGAGCGGGTGGCGCTGGTCGCCGACTCGGACCAGATCCCGGACGAGGAGGGCGAGTCGCAGGGCGTCATCACGCTGATGACCCTCCACACCGCCAAGGGCCTGGAGTTCCCCGTGGTCTTCCTGACCGGCATGGAGGACGGGGTCTTCCCGCACATGCGCTCGCTCGGCCAGACCAAGGAGCTGGAGGAGGAGCGCCGGCTCGCCTACGTCGGGCTGACCCGGGCGCGCGAGCGGCTCTACGTCTCCCGGGCGGCCATGCGCAGCGCCTGGGGCCAGCCCTCGTACAACCCGCCGTCCAGGTTCCTGGACGAGATCCCGGCGACGCTGGTCGAGGAGAAGCGGACTGCGGCGGCCGCCGCGCCGCCGGCGATGCGCTCGGCCTCCTCGCTCTCCGGCGGCGGCGGGCGGACCGCCCCCGCCGGCTGGGGGCGGAGCGCCCGGACGGTCCGGGAGCGCGAGGTGGTGGCGCTCGCGGTGGGCGACCGGGTCACCCACGACCGCTTCGGCCTCGGCACGGTGGCCGCGGTCGCGGGCAGCGGCGACAAGGCGGAGGCCACCATCGACTTCGGCGCCAACGGGGAGAAGCGGCTGCTGCTGCGGTACGCGCCGGTGGAGAAGCTCTAG
- a CDS encoding M23 family metallopeptidase, protein MRTSAGTSAGPTAGPTAGPSAETGVRTSARSGARKAGHRAAPSPLRALLSPSALALGALGTLSALGAAAVVLVPGLGRIAGEVGSDVAGAAGIDLAGDGGAQAAAADRTPAGFPGQSGPSGQPGPSGQPGRTGGPAGASAGRLTRAEADAALAARVRDRTEHHLAAVADAQHRARQAAADAARAAEARRPKFELPVTQKGLSALFGAVGEHWLHLHTGIDFPVQEGTPVRAATDGTVHTLWNDDYGHMVKVIAPDGTQTWYCHLSGYRLTHGRVRAGEVIAYSGDTGNSTGPHLHFEVHPHGGEASDPLPWLLGHHLDPR, encoded by the coding sequence GTGCGAACCAGCGCAGGAACCAGCGCCGGACCCACCGCCGGACCCACCGCCGGACCCAGCGCCGAAACCGGCGTCCGAACCAGCGCCCGGAGCGGCGCCCGCAAGGCCGGCCACCGGGCCGCGCCCTCCCCGCTGCGGGCCCTCCTCTCCCCGTCCGCACTGGCCTTGGGCGCGCTCGGCACCCTCAGCGCTCTGGGCGCGGCCGCGGTGGTCCTCGTCCCCGGCCTGGGCCGGATCGCCGGCGAGGTCGGCTCGGACGTGGCCGGGGCAGCCGGGATCGACCTAGCCGGCGACGGCGGAGCTCAAGCCGCCGCCGCGGACCGCACCCCCGCCGGATTCCCCGGCCAGAGCGGCCCGTCCGGCCAGCCGGGTCCGTCCGGCCAGCCGGGCCGGACCGGCGGACCGGCGGGCGCCTCCGCCGGCCGTCTCACCCGGGCCGAGGCCGACGCGGCCCTCGCCGCGCGCGTCCGCGACCGTACCGAGCACCATCTGGCCGCCGTCGCCGACGCCCAGCACCGGGCCCGCCAGGCCGCCGCGGACGCCGCGCGGGCCGCCGAGGCCCGCCGCCCGAAGTTCGAACTACCGGTCACCCAGAAGGGGTTGAGCGCCCTCTTCGGCGCGGTGGGCGAGCACTGGCTGCACCTCCACACCGGGATCGACTTCCCGGTCCAGGAGGGCACCCCCGTCCGCGCGGCCACCGACGGCACCGTCCACACCCTGTGGAACGACGACTACGGCCACATGGTCAAGGTCATCGCCCCCGACGGGACGCAGACCTGGTACTGCCACCTCAGCGGCTACCGGCTGACCCACGGCCGGGTACGGGCCGGGGAGGTGATCGCCTACTCCGGCGACACCGGCAACTCCACCGGCCCGCACCTCCACTTCGAGGTCCATCCGCACGGGGGCGAGGCCTCCGACCCGCTGCCCTGGCTGCTCGGCCACCACCTCGACCCGCGCTGA
- a CDS encoding lipase family alpha/beta hydrolase, whose translation MEFAALAGHLLLYPYGLTPEQLPALPSPSGNRNTTAPPAAGSRTGTPAGEPRPHCAHLPEPGGESFSASEPDYSPVVLLHGLIDNRSVFTLLRQNLLRHGWTRVHCVNYSPLTSDIRYAAADLGYQVERIRAAYGGERVAVIGHSLGGLIGRYYVQRLAGDEHVHSLITLGTPHSGTHLARLPHLLPIVRQMRPGSSLLTELRAPAPGCRTRFTSIRGGLDELVLPGSSARIEHPDLAVRNLLVPRVGHLALPVHYGTMALVREALATGYPTAPAARAPRREAAPDRPAEATGAA comes from the coding sequence ATGGAATTCGCCGCACTCGCCGGGCATCTGCTGCTCTATCCATACGGCCTGACGCCCGAGCAACTCCCCGCCCTGCCAAGCCCTTCGGGCAACCGGAACACCACCGCGCCACCGGCCGCCGGCTCCCGGACCGGCACCCCCGCCGGCGAGCCGCGCCCGCACTGCGCCCATCTCCCGGAACCCGGCGGGGAGTCGTTCTCCGCATCCGAACCGGACTACTCGCCGGTCGTCCTGCTGCACGGGCTGATCGACAACCGCTCGGTGTTCACCCTGCTCCGGCAGAACCTCCTCCGGCACGGCTGGACCCGCGTCCACTGCGTCAACTACAGCCCCCTGACCAGCGACATTCGCTACGCGGCGGCCGACCTCGGCTACCAGGTCGAGCGGATCAGGGCCGCCTACGGCGGGGAGCGGGTGGCCGTCATCGGGCACAGCCTCGGCGGGCTGATCGGGCGCTACTACGTCCAGCGCCTCGCCGGCGACGAGCACGTCCACAGCCTGATCACGCTGGGCACCCCGCACTCCGGCACCCATCTCGCGCGCCTCCCCCACCTGCTGCCGATCGTCCGCCAGATGCGTCCGGGCAGCTCCCTGCTGACCGAGCTGCGGGCCCCCGCGCCCGGCTGCCGGACCAGGTTCACCTCGATCCGCGGCGGACTGGACGAGCTCGTCCTGCCCGGCTCCAGCGCAAGGATCGAGCACCCGGACCTGGCGGTCCGCAATCTGCTGGTGCCCCGGGTCGGCCACCTCGCACTGCCGGTGCACTACGGCACCATGGCGCTGGTCAGGGAGGCGCTGGCAACCGGTTACCCGACCGCCCCGGCGGCCCGCGCGCCCCGGCGGGAGGCGGCGCCGGACCGCCCCGCGGAGGCAACCGGCGCGGCCTGA
- a CDS encoding cobalamin B12-binding domain-containing protein: MEMTGPIRVVVAKPGLDGHDRGAKVIARALRDAGMEVIYTGLHQTPEQIVDTAVQEDADGIGLSILSGAHMTLCAKVVELLRERDAADITVFGGGIIPEADIPELKKLGVAEVFTPGASTGEIVEWVKGHLRAGAAA; this comes from the coding sequence ATGGAGATGACCGGGCCGATCCGGGTAGTGGTCGCCAAGCCTGGCCTGGACGGGCACGACCGGGGCGCGAAGGTGATCGCGCGGGCGCTGCGCGACGCGGGCATGGAGGTCATCTACACCGGCCTCCACCAGACCCCTGAGCAGATCGTCGACACCGCCGTCCAGGAGGACGCGGACGGCATCGGGCTGTCCATTCTCTCCGGCGCGCATATGACCCTCTGCGCCAAGGTAGTCGAACTCCTCCGGGAAAGGGATGCCGCCGACATCACGGTATTCGGCGGCGGGATCATCCCGGAGGCCGACATTCCGGAGCTGAAGAAGCTCGGCGTGGCGGAGGTCTTCACCCCCGGCGCGTCGACCGGCGAGATCGTCGAATGGGTCAAGGGGCATCTGCGGGCCGGGGCGGCTGCGTAG
- a CDS encoding DUF5691 domain-containing protein → MVPDTDLAWDDLVAAALLGTVRRPSAPEPRALLNASATAALRRRAGLRPAESAEPRGTAGPPGVPGAPGVTGAPGPARPQGPQGPPPHDPRPLPPPAARARLAWLLAADQDRSGAAPLAPALVPPYERPPRPAPETANRPQLLADWLRLARSAGYRAPAELLPELLAAARGRSELREDVAALAGPLGHWLAGLNPSWSALLRTSAAAELEAAAETGSGRPTGAAPADPHRIWQVGLFTERINHLTALRRRDPAAALALLRSDWARERAEDRLLFLDALQEGLSAADEPFLEEALSDRSPNVRHTAAELLSTLPGSALAGRMAERAQAAVRIVRGPGGRGSPARIAVDPPSACDAGMQRDGIPVRSPTGRGDRAFWLGEITAAAPLTIWCGDDSAGDPADGSAGESAGDYAGAPATPEALLRLPVADGWRDELHAAWARAAVRQGDAAWARALLDLLPPGAPPPPGLLTVLPKAERAEWTARFVARHGLADAFQSLAACPAPWPPPLATAVLCALVRAAEAGAYPWSHSGVLGAAERSLAPSAAGEVAERAAAPALDPAWAEVLDRLSATLRVRAAVHAELTEPQAGYETRPQAGYETGPQAGCELTSRPGATPGPAATQPPRPADAP, encoded by the coding sequence ATGGTTCCCGACACCGACCTCGCATGGGACGACCTGGTCGCCGCCGCCCTCCTCGGCACCGTCCGGCGGCCGTCCGCGCCGGAGCCGCGCGCCCTGCTGAACGCCTCCGCGACGGCGGCCCTCCGCCGCCGGGCGGGGTTGCGACCGGCCGAGTCCGCCGAGCCGCGAGGAACAGCGGGACCACCGGGAGTACCAGGAGCACCGGGAGTAACAGGAGCACCGGGACCAGCGAGACCGCAGGGCCCGCAGGGTCCGCCCCCGCACGACCCGCGTCCGCTGCCGCCGCCGGCCGCCCGGGCCCGGCTGGCCTGGCTGCTCGCGGCCGACCAGGACCGGTCGGGCGCCGCTCCGCTCGCCCCGGCCCTCGTCCCCCCGTACGAGCGGCCGCCCCGGCCGGCGCCCGAGACCGCGAACCGGCCCCAGCTCCTCGCCGACTGGCTGCGCCTGGCCCGCTCCGCCGGCTACCGGGCACCGGCCGAGCTGCTGCCCGAGCTGCTGGCGGCCGCGCGCGGCCGCAGCGAGCTGCGCGAGGACGTCGCCGCCCTGGCCGGCCCCCTCGGGCATTGGCTGGCCGGCCTCAACCCGAGCTGGTCCGCCCTGCTGCGCACCTCGGCCGCCGCCGAGCTGGAGGCGGCGGCGGAGACCGGGTCCGGCCGCCCCACCGGCGCCGCGCCCGCGGATCCCCATCGCATCTGGCAGGTGGGCCTGTTCACCGAGCGGATCAACCACCTCACCGCCCTCCGCAGGCGCGATCCGGCCGCCGCGCTGGCCCTGCTCCGCTCCGACTGGGCGCGGGAACGCGCGGAGGACCGCCTCCTCTTCCTGGACGCGCTGCAGGAGGGTCTCTCCGCCGCCGACGAGCCGTTCCTTGAAGAGGCCCTCTCCGACCGCTCCCCCAACGTCCGGCACACCGCCGCGGAGCTCCTCTCCACGCTGCCCGGCTCGGCGCTCGCCGGCCGGATGGCCGAGCGCGCCCAGGCAGCCGTCCGGATCGTCCGGGGCCCGGGCGGCCGCGGCTCACCGGCCCGCATCGCGGTCGATCCCCCGAGCGCCTGCGACGCCGGAATGCAGCGGGACGGAATACCCGTCAGATCGCCCACCGGCCGCGGCGACCGGGCGTTCTGGCTGGGTGAGATCACCGCCGCCGCCCCGCTCACCATCTGGTGCGGAGACGATTCCGCCGGCGACCCCGCGGACGGCTCGGCGGGCGAATCTGCAGGCGATTACGCGGGCGCCCCGGCCACTCCCGAGGCGCTGCTCCGCCTCCCGGTCGCCGACGGCTGGCGGGACGAGCTCCACGCGGCCTGGGCCCGAGCCGCCGTCCGCCAGGGCGACGCGGCCTGGGCGCGGGCGCTCCTCGACCTGCTCCCGCCGGGCGCGCCCCCGCCGCCGGGCCTGCTGACGGTGCTGCCGAAGGCCGAACGGGCGGAGTGGACCGCCCGCTTCGTCGCCCGGCACGGGCTCGCCGACGCCTTCCAGTCGCTGGCCGCCTGTCCCGCGCCCTGGCCCCCGCCGCTGGCCACGGCGGTGCTGTGCGCGCTGGTACGGGCGGCCGAGGCGGGTGCCTACCCATGGAGCCACAGCGGGGTGCTGGGCGCGGCCGAGCGCTCGCTGGCGCCCTCGGCGGCGGGTGAGGTCGCCGAGCGCGCCGCCGCCCCGGCGCTGGACCCGGCCTGGGCGGAGGTGCTGGACCGCCTCTCGGCGACGCTGCGGGTGCGCGCGGCCGTCCATGCCGAACTCACCGAGCCCCAGGCCGGGTACGAGACCAGGCCCCAGGCCGGGTACGAGACCGGGCCCCAGGCGGGGTGCGAACTCACGTCCCGGCCCGGCGCCACCCCCGGTCCAGCCGCTACGCAGCCGCCCCGGCCCGCAGATGCCCCTTGA
- a CDS encoding ATP-binding protein — protein MGTTVLRPHAEQAYAAELAALERADDRPRPERWRLSPWAVAAYLLGGRLPDGTGITPKYVGPRRIVETAVATLATDRALLLLGVPGTAKTWLSEHLAAAVSGDSTLLVQGTAGTPEESLRYGWNYAELLAHGPRREALVPGPVLNAMAEGKLVRVEELTRIPADVQDSLITVLSEKSLPIPELGEEVQAVRGFNLIATANDRDRGVNELSSALRRRFNTVVLPLPAGVEEEVEIVSRRVAELGRSLELPTAPDGSSAAEIRRVVTVFRELREGVTADGRTRVKSPSGTLSAAEAISVVTGGLALSAHFGDGVLRAADLAPGLTGAVVREEAVDGLVWQEYLETVVRERPGWQDLYRACREVGP, from the coding sequence GTGGGAACGACGGTACTGAGGCCGCACGCCGAGCAGGCGTACGCCGCCGAACTCGCCGCGCTGGAGCGGGCGGACGACCGGCCCCGGCCCGAGCGCTGGCGGCTCTCGCCCTGGGCGGTGGCCGCGTACCTGCTCGGCGGGCGGCTGCCGGACGGCACCGGGATCACCCCGAAGTACGTCGGCCCGCGCCGGATCGTGGAGACCGCGGTGGCGACCCTCGCCACCGACCGTGCGCTGCTGCTGCTCGGGGTGCCGGGGACGGCCAAGACCTGGCTCTCCGAGCATCTGGCCGCGGCGGTGAGCGGGGACTCGACGCTGCTGGTGCAGGGCACCGCCGGCACCCCCGAGGAGTCGCTGCGGTACGGGTGGAACTACGCCGAGCTGCTGGCGCACGGCCCCCGGCGGGAGGCGCTGGTGCCCGGCCCGGTGCTCAACGCGATGGCCGAGGGCAAGCTCGTCCGGGTCGAGGAGCTGACCCGGATACCCGCCGACGTGCAGGACTCGCTGATCACCGTGCTCTCCGAGAAGTCCCTGCCGATACCGGAGCTGGGCGAGGAGGTGCAGGCCGTCCGAGGCTTCAACCTGATCGCCACCGCCAACGACCGCGACCGGGGGGTGAACGAGCTGTCCAGCGCGCTGCGCCGGCGGTTCAACACGGTCGTGCTGCCGCTGCCGGCCGGGGTGGAGGAGGAGGTGGAGATCGTCAGCCGGCGGGTGGCCGAGCTGGGCCGCTCCCTGGAGCTGCCGACGGCCCCGGACGGCTCGTCGGCCGCGGAGATCCGCCGGGTGGTCACCGTCTTCCGCGAGCTGCGCGAGGGCGTGACCGCCGACGGCCGCACCAGGGTCAAGTCGCCCTCGGGGACGCTCTCCGCCGCCGAGGCGATATCCGTGGTGACCGGCGGGCTGGCGCTCTCCGCGCACTTCGGGGACGGCGTGCTGCGGGCCGCCGACCTGGCGCCGGGACTGACCGGCGCGGTGGTCCGGGAGGAGGCCGTGGACGGTCTGGTCTGGCAGGAGTACCTGGAGACGGTGGTCCGGGAGCGCCCGGGCTGGCAGGACCTCTACCGGGCCTGCCGCGAGGTCGGTCCGTGA
- a CDS encoding VWA domain-containing protein yields the protein MTQNPYDERARRWRLVLGGGEADAFGLRLSGADAGMDQTLDALYGDGRGRGARPAPGRTARPGAGLGASAPQAARWLTDVRRWFPSSVLHLLQRDAIERLGIEHLLAEPELLAAVEPDVHLVGTLLSLSRALPESAREAARQVVRTVTADLERRLAVHTRTALGGALDRAARAVRPRLGDVDWNRTIRANLNRGNWLSEHGAVVPEKLVGYARARRGLRREVVLCVDQSGSMAASVVFASVFASVLASLPALTTRLIAFDTSVVDLTGLIADPVDVLFGVQLGGGTDIGRALAYCAERIARPTETVLVLVSDLHDGASEDQPRGHGGWPARLAALQAAGVRCVALPALCDEGAPAYHRENAAALAAVGIPVFSCSPDRFPEVMAAALEGRPLPQ from the coding sequence ATGACGCAGAACCCGTACGACGAGCGCGCCCGGCGCTGGCGGCTGGTGCTGGGCGGGGGCGAGGCCGACGCCTTCGGTCTCCGGCTCAGCGGCGCCGACGCCGGGATGGACCAGACCCTGGACGCCCTCTACGGAGACGGCCGCGGCCGTGGCGCCCGCCCGGCGCCCGGCCGGACCGCGCGCCCCGGGGCGGGCCTGGGCGCCTCCGCGCCGCAGGCCGCCCGCTGGCTCACGGACGTCCGGCGCTGGTTCCCGAGCAGCGTGCTGCACCTCCTCCAGCGCGACGCCATCGAGCGCCTGGGCATCGAACACCTCCTCGCGGAACCGGAGTTGCTGGCGGCCGTCGAGCCCGACGTGCATCTCGTCGGCACGCTCCTCTCGCTCTCCCGGGCGCTGCCGGAGTCCGCCCGGGAGGCCGCCCGCCAGGTGGTCCGCACGGTGACGGCGGACCTGGAGCGCCGGCTCGCGGTGCACACCCGTACCGCGCTCGGCGGGGCGCTGGACCGCGCCGCCCGGGCGGTCCGCCCCCGCCTCGGGGATGTGGACTGGAACCGAACGATTCGGGCCAATCTGAACCGCGGCAACTGGCTTTCCGAGCACGGCGCGGTGGTTCCGGAGAAGTTGGTGGGCTACGCACGGGCGCGCCGCGGGCTGCGCCGGGAGGTGGTGCTGTGCGTGGACCAGTCCGGCTCGATGGCCGCCTCGGTGGTCTTCGCCTCGGTCTTCGCCTCCGTGCTGGCCTCGCTCCCGGCGCTGACGACCCGCCTGATCGCCTTCGACACCTCGGTGGTGGACCTCACGGGGCTGATCGCCGATCCGGTGGACGTTCTCTTCGGGGTCCAGCTCGGCGGCGGCACCGACATCGGCCGGGCGCTGGCGTACTGCGCGGAGCGGATAGCGCGGCCGACGGAGACCGTGCTGGTGCTGGTGAGTGATCTGCACGACGGAGCGTCGGAGGACCAGCCCCGGGGTCACGGGGGCTGGCCGGCTCGGTTGGCCGCTCTCCAGGCGGCGGGCGTGCGCTGCGTCGCGCTGCCCGCCCTGTGCGACGAAGGCGCCCCCGCCTACCACCGGGAGAACGCCGCCGCTCTGGCGGCCGTCGGGATACCCGTCTTCAGTTGTTCGCCTGATCGTTTTCCCGAGGTGATGGCGGCGGCCCTGGAGGGGCGGCCGCTACCCCAGTGA
- a CDS encoding ATP-binding protein codes for MQHRDPDDPPDQDPGRSELNGLSTARNTWPMDRQAAATFPGRPESVATARRFVRITGAMWRLRGELLDDVELCMSELVGNAVSHTRSSRVHCRLWSARGVLFLEVDDEGGTDDGGPAVEKAGADDESGRGLLLIETFTAAWGTTPRPGLGGKTVWAAIVLPSSLG; via the coding sequence GTGCAGCATCGGGATCCCGACGATCCACCCGACCAGGACCCCGGCCGCAGCGAGCTGAACGGTCTCTCCACGGCCCGGAACACCTGGCCGATGGACCGCCAGGCCGCAGCGACCTTCCCGGGCCGGCCGGAGTCGGTCGCCACCGCCCGCCGCTTCGTGCGGATAACCGGCGCGATGTGGCGGCTCCGCGGCGAGCTCCTCGACGACGTTGAACTGTGCATGTCCGAACTGGTCGGCAACGCCGTCTCGCACACCCGCAGCAGCCGCGTCCACTGCAGGCTGTGGAGCGCGCGAGGGGTGCTCTTCCTGGAGGTGGACGACGAGGGCGGGACCGACGACGGCGGCCCGGCGGTCGAGAAGGCCGGCGCGGACGACGAGAGCGGCCGCGGCCTGCTGCTGATCGAGACCTTCACCGCCGCCTGGGGCACCACGCCCCGGCCGGGACTGGGCGGCAAGACGGTCTGGGCCGCGATCGTCCTCCCCTCCTCACTGGGGTAG
- a CDS encoding helix-turn-helix domain-containing protein, with protein MVQPIGEAAGPARDSGAGGIGRAGRPSPTVQRRRLGLELRRLRQKARLTIEEVARSLDCSTAKVSRIETGKLKARQIDVDAMLRLYGVRDPEVREQLLQLNRGARATGWWRSFEEVLPPGFETFIGLEADAVAVRTYAPAVVPGLLQTADYARALLRAGYRNAPPDDVEQMVKLRTTRQERLTETQNPLRLRAVVDEAVLRRPVGGRDVMKHQLLSMAELASRTNVHLQVLPFETGAHSALSGMFTLLELPDEADADVVYVEGPAGSVYLEKPPDVRRAAEIFATLAEQALDADRSVRVILAAAEEM; from the coding sequence ATGGTGCAGCCGATCGGCGAAGCGGCGGGTCCGGCGCGGGATTCCGGGGCGGGCGGAATCGGCCGCGCCGGTCGGCCCAGCCCCACCGTCCAGCGCAGACGGCTCGGCCTCGAACTCCGGCGCCTGCGACAGAAGGCGAGGCTCACCATCGAGGAGGTGGCCCGCTCCCTGGATTGCTCGACGGCGAAGGTCAGCCGAATCGAGACCGGGAAGTTGAAGGCCCGTCAGATCGACGTGGACGCCATGCTCCGGCTCTACGGAGTACGGGACCCCGAGGTACGCGAACAACTGCTGCAACTCAACCGCGGTGCGCGGGCCACGGGTTGGTGGCGCAGCTTCGAGGAGGTGCTGCCGCCGGGCTTCGAGACCTTCATCGGTCTGGAGGCCGACGCGGTCGCCGTCCGCACTTATGCGCCGGCCGTCGTGCCCGGTCTGCTGCAGACCGCGGACTACGCCCGCGCACTGCTCCGGGCCGGCTATCGGAACGCGCCTCCGGACGACGTCGAGCAGATGGTGAAACTGCGCACCACCCGGCAGGAACGGCTGACGGAGACGCAGAATCCCCTTCGGTTGCGGGCGGTTGTGGACGAGGCGGTGCTTCGGCGGCCGGTCGGTGGCCGAGATGTGATGAAGCATCAGCTTCTGAGTATGGCGGAACTGGCCTCTCGTACTAATGTCCACCTACAAGTACTGCCGTTCGAAACGGGTGCCCATTCCGCACTTTCGGGAATGTTCACCCTGCTCGAGCTTCCGGACGAGGCAGATGCGGACGTGGTCTATGTCGAAGGGCCTGCTGGAAGCGTCTACCTGGAGAAGCCGCCCGATGTCCGGCGAGCGGCGGAGATCTTCGCCACCCTGGCGGAGCAGGCCCTGGACGCCGACCGCTCCGTGCGCGTCATCCTTGCAGCAGCAGAGGAGATGTGA
- a CDS encoding DUF397 domain-containing protein: MERLELTDIRWFKSSSSDTNGCVEVAFLPDGAVALRDSKNPHRPAHVYTAHEWACFLDGAKRGEFDR, encoded by the coding sequence GTGGAGCGACTGGAACTCACCGATATCCGCTGGTTCAAATCGAGCAGCAGCGACACCAACGGCTGCGTGGAGGTCGCCTTCCTCCCCGACGGCGCGGTCGCGTTGCGCGATTCCAAGAACCCGCACAGGCCCGCCCATGTCTACACGGCGCACGAGTGGGCGTGCTTCCTGGACGGGGCCAAGCGGGGCGAGTTCGACCGGTAG